In a genomic window of Deinococcus aquiradiocola:
- a CDS encoding alpha-amylase family glycosyl hydrolase, whose translation MRPLLSAAAVLSTALLLASCGQSDLQAQAPQTQVPQAQTAQAAAPVQTQAISGTNIDTWRKQVIYLAMPDRFSNGNASNDNLGQPNCYDPANPTKFHGGDLQGLRNKLSYIKDLGATTLWITPVYKQTPINSGAPASYGNCGYHGYWADYTSPDDTAIEPKLGTSADLTGLISDLHAGGMKFMMDMVVNHAGYGARVVTQQPSWFHSNCTGNDITCPLAGLPDFAQENATVAAYLTNLSKTWTSTYAIDAIRMDTAKHAPLTYWQNSWVPGVLAARPNTFLLAEAFLDSSASQLKPFLDAGFDSTFGFPTRTALVNSIGKAGSLDTLAAKVQDTVGTLGLDRALLQVNLLDNHDVQRFVNEPGISVAETDIRARYRLALGALMTLPGIPQLYAGDELGVYGGNDPDNRKDMPSWAWTDTGRSTAQSGYLAGGGTPKTTYDLAKKLIGIRTANEGLWKGMYAEMWRPNGGQNAMAYYRGSGTSRMVVVLNLSDTTANLPLDIQANTAIPAADRTYLANGKTFTDQLGAGAPATATVSGGKLNVSVPAKTLAIYRAN comes from the coding sequence ATGCGTCCACTGCTTTCTGCTGCCGCCGTCCTCTCCACCGCTCTGCTGCTCGCGTCCTGCGGTCAGTCCGACCTGCAGGCGCAGGCTCCCCAGACCCAGGTTCCCCAAGCCCAGACCGCGCAGGCGGCTGCGCCCGTGCAGACGCAGGCGATCAGCGGCACCAACATCGACACCTGGAGAAAACAGGTGATCTACCTCGCGATGCCGGATCGTTTCAGCAATGGAAACGCTTCCAACGACAACCTCGGTCAGCCGAACTGCTACGACCCCGCCAACCCCACCAAATTCCACGGCGGCGACCTGCAGGGCCTGCGCAACAAACTCTCGTACATCAAGGACCTCGGCGCCACCACCCTCTGGATCACCCCCGTCTACAAACAGACCCCCATCAACAGCGGCGCTCCCGCCAGCTACGGCAACTGCGGCTACCACGGCTACTGGGCCGACTACACCAGCCCCGACGACACCGCCATCGAACCCAAACTCGGCACGTCCGCCGACCTCACCGGCCTCATCAGCGACCTGCACGCCGGCGGCATGAAATTCATGATGGACATGGTCGTCAACCACGCCGGGTACGGCGCGCGCGTCGTCACCCAGCAGCCCAGCTGGTTCCACAGCAACTGCACCGGCAACGACATCACCTGCCCGCTCGCAGGCCTCCCCGACTTCGCGCAGGAAAACGCCACCGTCGCCGCGTACCTCACCAACCTCAGCAAGACCTGGACGAGCACCTACGCCATCGACGCGATCCGCATGGACACCGCCAAACACGCGCCCCTCACGTACTGGCAGAACAGCTGGGTGCCCGGCGTCCTCGCCGCCCGCCCCAACACCTTCCTGCTCGCCGAAGCGTTCCTCGACAGCAGCGCCTCGCAGCTCAAACCGTTCCTCGACGCGGGCTTCGACAGCACCTTCGGCTTCCCCACCCGCACCGCCCTCGTGAACAGCATCGGCAAGGCCGGCAGCCTCGACACGCTCGCCGCGAAGGTGCAGGACACCGTCGGCACGCTCGGCCTCGACCGCGCGCTGCTGCAGGTCAACCTGCTCGACAACCACGACGTGCAGCGCTTCGTGAACGAACCCGGCATCAGCGTCGCCGAGACCGACATCCGCGCCCGCTACCGCCTCGCGCTCGGCGCCCTGATGACGCTGCCCGGCATTCCGCAGCTGTACGCCGGTGACGAACTCGGCGTGTACGGCGGCAACGACCCCGACAACCGCAAGGACATGCCCTCCTGGGCCTGGACCGACACGGGCCGCAGCACCGCCCAGAGCGGCTACCTCGCGGGCGGCGGCACCCCCAAGACCACCTACGACCTCGCCAAGAAACTCATCGGTATCCGCACCGCCAACGAGGGCCTCTGGAAAGGCATGTACGCCGAGATGTGGCGCCCCAACGGCGGCCAGAACGCCATGGCGTACTACCGTGGCAGCGGCACCAGCCGGATGGTCGTCGTCCTGAACCTCTCCGACACCACCGCCAACCTCCCCCTCGACATCCAGGCGAACACCGCCATTCCCGCCGCCGACCGCACGTACCTCGCGAACGGCAAGACCTTCACCGACCAGCTCGGCGCTGGCGCACCCGCCACCGCTACCGTCTCCGGCGGCAAGCTGAACGTGAGCGTCCCCGCCAAGACGCTCGCCATCTACCGCGCGAACTGA
- a CDS encoding heme-dependent oxidative N-demethylase subunit alpha family protein, with translation MYSVAAGMFRLGVQPVDGRTETHTFAFDRQYAAFLTEKVAARAQLQRSYVLAGLRPELRAGVLRRVAEQAARDSGGVLSWDGRVLSNAALGWAGVLDVDRGTLEDLRRFRGPLSAVVGDVEPLDALDFLAMNVQEDLSVLAVDPVTGADHLAALHVLLPEKWAPLDKIGRPFTQVHAPVAGAGPLLASAPRLVQALVTRGPFVRFVWGVTPSGRLDHHPDLPPECSGPDGNEGVPADLGGVFLRVERQTLHPVPEGSGALFTIRTYLTPLRDALTAERAAALAAALGGMTPEQRQYKGLTRLGPALEGWLRKQRFAPETAGRSLSG, from the coding sequence GTGTATTCCGTCGCGGCCGGGATGTTCCGGCTGGGCGTGCAGCCGGTGGATGGCCGCACGGAGACGCACACGTTCGCGTTCGACCGGCAGTACGCGGCGTTCCTGACGGAGAAGGTCGCGGCGCGGGCGCAGCTGCAGCGGTCGTACGTGCTGGCGGGCCTGCGCCCGGAGCTGCGGGCGGGCGTCCTGCGGCGCGTGGCGGAGCAGGCGGCGCGCGATTCGGGCGGGGTGCTGTCGTGGGACGGGCGGGTGCTGAGCAACGCCGCGCTCGGCTGGGCGGGCGTGCTGGACGTGGACCGCGGGACGCTGGAGGACCTGCGGCGCTTCCGCGGTCCGCTGTCGGCCGTGGTGGGGGACGTGGAGCCGCTGGACGCGCTGGATTTCCTGGCGATGAACGTGCAGGAGGACCTGAGCGTCCTGGCGGTGGACCCGGTGACGGGCGCGGATCATCTGGCGGCGCTGCACGTGCTGCTGCCGGAGAAGTGGGCGCCGCTCGACAAGATCGGGCGGCCGTTCACGCAGGTGCATGCGCCGGTGGCGGGCGCGGGGCCGCTGCTGGCGTCCGCGCCTCGGCTGGTGCAGGCGCTCGTGACGCGCGGGCCGTTCGTGCGGTTCGTGTGGGGCGTCACGCCGTCCGGGCGGCTCGACCATCACCCGGATCTCCCGCCGGAGTGCAGCGGGCCGGACGGGAACGAGGGCGTGCCCGCCGACCTGGGCGGCGTGTTCCTGCGGGTGGAACGGCAGACGCTGCACCCCGTCCCGGAGGGGAGCGGGGCGCTCTTCACCATCCGGACGTACCTGACGCCGCTGCGGGACGCGCTCACGGCGGAGCGCGCGGCGGCGCTCGCGGCGGCCCTGGGCGGCATGACGCCCGAACAGCGGCAGTACAAGGGGCTGACCCGACTTGGGCCAGCCCTGGAAGGATGGTTACGGAAACAGCGGTTCGCGCCGGAGACGGCAGGGCGTTCCCTGTCGGGCTGA
- the purH gene encoding bifunctional phosphoribosylaminoimidazolecarboxamide formyltransferase/IMP cyclohydrolase, whose translation MAKRALLSVSDKSGVVDFARALTNAGWEVLSTGGTLQALHAAGVPATSVADVTGFPEIMDGRVKTLHPSIHGGILARRDEANAGAHLAELAQHDIQPIDLVCVNLYPFRETVAGGADHETVIENIDIGGPAMIRAAAKNHASVLILVDPADYPLALQDTVSIQDRQRLAAKAYAHTAAYDAAIAAHLTDAEALPPALTLELTQLQGVSLRYGENPHQPGTVYRIGNERGPVLDAAVLSGKPMSFNNYGDTDAAWALVQEFPADVAACVCVKHANPCGVALGATAQEAWERARDADTLSVFGGIVALNRPVDLATAQAMRGTFLEVLIAPEVSADALAWFQAKKPDLRVLTAGPSRFSGTEYRPLQGGLLAQARDLRTWDDLCPEVVTERQPTEQEWQDLAFAWRVTKHARSNNVVLARDGRTVGLGAGAVSRIWAAERAVQNAAGNAQGAVMASEAFFPYDDVVRLSASAGVVAVLQPGGAKRDPEVIAAANELGVSMIFTGSRHFRH comes from the coding sequence ATGGCGAAACGCGCATTACTTTCAGTGTCAGACAAGTCGGGCGTGGTGGACTTCGCGCGCGCCCTCACGAACGCCGGGTGGGAAGTCCTCAGCACCGGGGGCACCCTGCAGGCCCTGCACGCCGCGGGCGTCCCCGCCACCAGCGTCGCGGACGTGACGGGCTTCCCCGAGATCATGGACGGCCGCGTCAAGACGCTGCACCCCAGCATTCACGGCGGCATCCTCGCCCGGCGCGACGAGGCCAACGCGGGCGCGCACCTCGCGGAACTCGCGCAGCACGACATTCAGCCCATCGATCTGGTGTGCGTGAACCTGTATCCGTTCCGGGAGACGGTCGCGGGCGGCGCGGACCACGAGACGGTCATCGAGAACATCGACATCGGCGGCCCCGCCATGATCCGCGCCGCCGCCAAGAACCACGCCAGCGTCCTGATCCTCGTGGACCCCGCCGACTACCCGCTCGCGCTGCAGGACACCGTGAGCATCCAGGACCGTCAGCGGCTCGCCGCGAAAGCGTACGCGCACACCGCCGCGTACGACGCCGCCATCGCCGCGCACCTCACGGACGCCGAGGCCCTGCCGCCCGCCCTGACGCTGGAACTCACGCAGCTGCAGGGCGTGTCGCTGCGTTACGGCGAGAACCCGCACCAGCCCGGCACCGTGTACCGCATCGGGAACGAACGCGGCCCCGTGCTGGACGCCGCCGTCCTGAGCGGCAAACCCATGAGCTTCAACAACTACGGCGACACGGACGCCGCGTGGGCGCTCGTGCAGGAGTTCCCGGCGGACGTGGCCGCCTGCGTGTGCGTCAAGCACGCCAACCCCTGCGGCGTGGCGCTCGGCGCGACCGCACAGGAGGCCTGGGAGCGCGCCCGTGACGCCGACACCCTCAGCGTGTTCGGCGGCATCGTGGCCCTCAACCGGCCCGTGGACCTCGCCACGGCACAGGCGATGCGCGGCACCTTCCTCGAAGTGCTGATCGCGCCCGAGGTGAGCGCCGACGCCCTCGCATGGTTCCAGGCCAAGAAGCCCGATCTGCGCGTCCTGACCGCCGGTCCCTCCCGCTTCTCCGGCACCGAGTACCGCCCCCTGCAGGGCGGCCTGCTCGCCCAGGCCCGCGACCTGCGTACCTGGGACGACCTGTGCCCGGAAGTCGTCACGGAACGCCAGCCGACCGAGCAGGAATGGCAGGACCTCGCCTTCGCGTGGCGCGTCACCAAGCACGCCCGCAGCAACAACGTCGTCCTCGCGCGGGACGGCCGCACGGTCGGCCTCGGGGCGGGCGCCGTGAGCCGCATCTGGGCGGCCGAGCGCGCCGTGCAGAACGCCGCCGGGAACGCCCAGGGAGCCGTCATGGCGTCCGAGGCGTTCTTCCCGTACGACGACGTGGTGCGCCTGAGCGCCTCGGCGGGCGTCGTGGCGGTCCTGCAGCCGGGCGGCGCGAAACGCGACCCGGAAGTGATCGCGGCCGCGAACGAACTCGGCGTGAGCATGATCTTCACCGGGAGCCGCCATTTCCGCCACTGA
- a CDS encoding bifunctional 5,10-methylenetetrahydrofolate dehydrogenase/5,10-methenyltetrahydrofolate cyclohydrolase, producing the protein MSATDPGPPGPRLLLGRPLADRVTREVRDGIAERHLHPLMVAVVASDDPATGVYVQSKVRQAARLGVTLQVLDLGARITQADLHRELERLSADDAVHGIVLELPLAPGLDADLASLHMAPAKDVEGLTPANLALVAAGREPEALLPPTPRSIRFLLREVLDLQGARVAIIGPGRTVGRPLTWMLNNRGATVTLLNMHSRDLTAILAPQDAVVVAVGRAGLLRAEHLHAAQVVVDAGINVTASGVVGDAAPDVAPLVRAITPVPGGVGPLTSALMFQNLLRAIRLQRGEQVE; encoded by the coding sequence ATTTCCGCCACTGACCCCGGCCCGCCCGGACCCCGCCTGCTGCTCGGCAGGCCGCTCGCGGACCGCGTCACGCGCGAAGTCCGGGACGGCATCGCCGAGCGGCACCTGCACCCCCTCATGGTGGCCGTCGTCGCGTCCGACGACCCCGCCACCGGCGTGTACGTGCAGTCCAAGGTGCGTCAGGCCGCGCGGCTCGGCGTGACCCTGCAGGTCCTCGACCTCGGGGCGCGCATCACGCAGGCGGACCTGCACCGCGAACTCGAACGCCTGTCCGCCGACGACGCCGTGCACGGCATCGTGCTCGAACTGCCGCTCGCGCCGGGCCTCGACGCGGACCTCGCCAGCCTGCACATGGCGCCCGCCAAGGACGTGGAAGGCCTCACGCCCGCCAACCTCGCCCTCGTCGCCGCCGGACGCGAACCCGAGGCGCTCCTGCCGCCCACGCCGCGCAGCATCCGCTTCCTGCTGCGCGAGGTGCTGGACCTGCAGGGCGCCCGCGTCGCCATCATCGGGCCGGGCCGCACGGTGGGCCGCCCCCTCACGTGGATGCTCAACAACCGTGGCGCGACCGTCACGCTCCTCAACATGCACTCGCGTGACCTGACCGCCATCCTCGCGCCGCAGGACGCCGTGGTCGTCGCCGTGGGCCGCGCCGGACTCCTGCGCGCCGAGCACCTGCACGCCGCTCAGGTCGTGGTGGACGCCGGCATCAACGTCACCGCGAGCGGCGTGGTCGGGGACGCCGCGCCGGACGTCGCGCCGCTCGTGCGCGCCATCACGCCCGTCCCGGGCGGCGTCGGGCCGCTCACCAGCGCCCTGATGTTCCAGAACCTGCTGCGCGCCATCCGCCTGCAGCGCGGCGAACAGGTCGAGTAG
- a CDS encoding pyridoxamine 5'-phosphate oxidase family protein: MSDNMTREESIARIAAIIKDIKFALLTTTNSEGHLHARPMTTQETEFDGDIWFIGAKDSGSVADIKGNPRVNVSYADTGKSTYVSVSGKAELVEDRAKLEQLWSDFYKAYFEGGIDDPNVQLIHVDATGAEFWEGDGKVKGLFQMARAALTGKPATDMGTNETVKL; encoded by the coding sequence ATGAGTGACAACATGACCCGGGAAGAGAGCATCGCGCGCATCGCTGCGATCATCAAGGACATCAAGTTCGCGCTGCTCACCACCACGAACAGCGAGGGGCACCTGCACGCGCGCCCCATGACCACCCAGGAGACCGAGTTCGACGGGGACATCTGGTTCATCGGCGCGAAGGACAGCGGGTCCGTGGCGGACATCAAGGGCAACCCGCGCGTGAACGTCAGCTACGCCGACACCGGCAAGAGCACGTACGTGAGCGTGTCCGGCAAGGCGGAACTGGTGGAGGACCGCGCCAAGCTGGAGCAGCTGTGGTCGGACTTCTACAAGGCGTACTTCGAGGGCGGCATCGACGACCCCAACGTGCAGCTCATCCACGTCGACGCGACCGGCGCGGAGTTCTGGGAGGGGGACGGCAAGGTGAAGGGCCTGTTCCAGATGGCGCGCGCCGCCCTGACCGGCAAGCCCGCCACGGACATGGGCACGAACGAAACCGTCAAGCTCTGA
- a CDS encoding MFS transporter has protein sequence MTTTTPFPSPPLRISPWALSSFWSGSAFHWLLLLLILLPADVLKFVGEDRKGTFMGLVVGIGAVMALVLPPLIGTLSDRVGKRLAFLRWGVAINVVGLAVMLFASQALGGLGGFWVYLLGYLFVQAGNNTATSPYSALIPELVPQQDRGRYSGVMGQLQAIGQLVGALLAFGLGQLGLPSAVSYVLIGVVLVGSAAITLRQVPEPPLTPQPGNHARWFLGSVGRAAAVVAVLGGAYLLLAQAVPGFSLWMAFALPVLVVVAVVVAGVLDRRGTLSMTPHPMIGERLMTVFLYQPFLWVFITRMLFSLGQYSVQPFLQYYTGDVLGQKHPGTATSIMLACIIVGSIVSAIVGGRLSDRVGRKPIIYVAGTVMAAAALSLLFAPNFVAALALALAFGLGYGAFVSVDWALGSDAMPSRATYARDMGLWHVAFVAPQLSSAPQGFLLDWGNAYGRTHDFLNMGYFIVFGIAAACFLLGVILVRNIRSVR, from the coding sequence ATGACCACGACCACGCCATTTCCGTCCCCTCCGCTGAGGATCAGCCCCTGGGCCCTGTCGAGCTTCTGGAGCGGGTCGGCGTTCCACTGGCTGCTGCTGCTGCTGATCCTGCTGCCCGCCGACGTGCTGAAGTTCGTGGGCGAGGACCGCAAGGGGACGTTCATGGGGCTGGTGGTGGGGATCGGCGCGGTGATGGCGCTGGTGCTGCCGCCCCTGATCGGGACGCTCAGCGACCGGGTCGGGAAGCGGCTCGCGTTCCTGCGCTGGGGCGTCGCCATCAACGTGGTGGGGCTCGCCGTGATGCTGTTCGCGTCGCAGGCGCTCGGCGGACTGGGCGGCTTCTGGGTGTATCTGTTGGGGTATCTGTTCGTGCAGGCGGGCAACAACACGGCCACCTCACCGTACAGCGCGCTCATTCCGGAACTCGTGCCGCAGCAGGACCGGGGGCGGTACAGCGGCGTGATGGGGCAGTTGCAGGCCATCGGGCAGCTGGTGGGGGCGCTGCTGGCGTTCGGGCTGGGGCAGCTGGGCCTGCCGTCCGCCGTGTCGTACGTGCTGATCGGGGTGGTGCTGGTGGGCAGCGCCGCCATCACGCTGCGGCAGGTGCCGGAGCCGCCGCTGACGCCGCAGCCCGGCAATCACGCCCGCTGGTTCCTGGGGTCCGTCGGGCGTGCGGCGGCGGTGGTGGCGGTGCTGGGGGGCGCGTACCTGCTGCTCGCGCAGGCCGTGCCGGGCTTCTCGCTGTGGATGGCGTTCGCGCTGCCGGTGCTGGTGGTGGTGGCCGTGGTCGTGGCGGGCGTGCTGGACCGGCGCGGGACGCTCAGCATGACGCCTCACCCGATGATCGGGGAGCGGCTGATGACGGTGTTCCTGTACCAGCCGTTCCTGTGGGTGTTCATCACGCGGATGCTGTTCAGTCTCGGGCAGTACAGCGTGCAGCCGTTCCTGCAGTACTACACGGGCGACGTGCTGGGCCAGAAGCATCCCGGCACCGCCACGAGCATCATGCTGGCGTGCATCATCGTGGGCAGCATCGTGAGCGCCATCGTGGGCGGGCGGCTCAGTGACCGTGTCGGCCGCAAGCCGATCATCTACGTGGCGGGCACCGTGATGGCGGCGGCGGCCCTGTCGCTGCTGTTCGCGCCGAACTTCGTGGCGGCGCTGGCGCTGGCGCTCGCGTTCGGGCTGGGGTACGGGGCGTTCGTGAGCGTGGACTGGGCGCTCGGGTCGGACGCCATGCCGAGCCGCGCGACGTACGCGCGCGACATGGGGTTGTGGCATGTGGCGTTCGTCGCGCCGCAGCTGTCGAGCGCCCCGCAGGGCTTCCTGCTCGACTGGGGCAACGCGTACGGCCGTACGCACGACTTCCTGAACATGGGGTACTTCATCGTGTTCGGCATCGCGGCCGCGTGCTTCCTGCTGGGCGTGATCCTCGTGCGGAACATCCGCAGCGTGCGCTGA
- a CDS encoding GGDEF domain-containing protein: MSRPPWTLQPPQEQVGPDLPLARRRTSLITLAIGVPTLILLWLYALLYQRDNLLLLYVPLLLAVLLLGYLTQWLAGSSRASSERGPAWLILGATAAALVYRLAFPAQFDAWLQMFVALLVVLAGMAACLRFRPRQALTALTGLLALYAVSPLVLTLTGQLGPVERMQQLITVLMVAAVLSLVFSAAWTREALGQSEAMSQQMEYLSNIDHLTGLDNRRSLYGRIEQLMDDLLDDRADTASARIPVTTFSLVLLDVDHFKSVNDTFGHASGDTVLCGVADVLKSFVRDRDLAGRWGGEEFVLVLPGASLERAARIAERLRARIEEERFLPHRTVTASFGVAEYRRGDRLEALVARADQAMYRAKQSGRNRVVLHTSANDTLSGDETRPVTH; the protein is encoded by the coding sequence ATGAGCAGACCCCCCTGGACCCTCCAGCCGCCCCAGGAGCAGGTCGGTCCCGACCTGCCGCTCGCGCGCCGCCGCACGTCCCTGATCACGCTGGCGATCGGCGTTCCCACACTGATCCTGCTGTGGCTGTACGCGCTGCTGTACCAGCGCGACAACCTGCTGCTGCTGTACGTCCCGCTGTTGCTTGCCGTCCTGCTGCTCGGGTACCTGACGCAGTGGCTGGCGGGCTCGTCGCGCGCCAGCAGCGAGCGTGGCCCGGCCTGGCTGATTCTCGGGGCGACCGCCGCCGCCCTCGTGTACCGCCTCGCGTTCCCGGCGCAGTTCGACGCGTGGCTGCAGATGTTCGTGGCGCTGCTGGTGGTGCTGGCGGGCATGGCCGCGTGCCTGCGCTTCCGGCCCCGTCAGGCCCTCACCGCGCTCACCGGACTGCTCGCGCTGTACGCCGTGTCGCCCCTGGTGCTCACCCTGACCGGGCAGCTCGGGCCGGTCGAACGGATGCAGCAGCTGATCACGGTCCTGATGGTGGCGGCGGTGCTTTCCCTGGTGTTCAGCGCCGCATGGACGCGGGAAGCGCTGGGGCAGTCGGAAGCCATGAGTCAGCAGATGGAGTACCTGTCGAACATCGATCACCTGACGGGCCTCGACAACCGCCGCAGCCTGTACGGCCGGATCGAGCAGCTGATGGACGACCTGCTGGACGACCGGGCCGACACGGCCAGCGCCCGCATTCCCGTCACGACCTTCAGTCTGGTGCTGCTGGACGTGGATCACTTCAAGAGCGTGAACGACACCTTCGGGCACGCGAGCGGCGACACCGTGCTGTGCGGCGTGGCGGACGTGCTGAAGTCCTTCGTGCGGGACCGGGATCTCGCGGGACGCTGGGGCGGCGAGGAGTTCGTGCTGGTGCTGCCGGGCGCGTCCCTGGAACGCGCGGCCCGTATCGCCGAACGCCTGCGTGCCCGCATCGAGGAGGAACGCTTCCTGCCTCACCGGACCGTCACCGCGAGTTTCGGCGTGGCGGAGTACCGGCGTGGCGACCGGCTGGAGGCGCTCGTGGCGCGGGCGGATCAGGCGATGTACCGCGCGAAGCAGTCCGGCCGGAACCGCGTCGTGCTGCACACCTCCGCGAACGATACGCTGAGCGGTGACGAAACGCGGCCCGTCACGCACTGA
- a CDS encoding Mov34/MPN/PAD-1 family protein, giving the protein MPPTVRLPTHLQDAVWQHVQRALPNESVGVFGARSAPPDAEEDAFDLRAFYPLRNIAPDPSRTYLADPAGLLRALRAMQQDGLTLGGIYHSHPHGPARPSRTDLNLAQYRVPYLIADPERRELRAYLLPENLELPLDLS; this is encoded by the coding sequence ATGCCGCCCACCGTCCGGCTCCCGACCCACCTGCAGGACGCCGTCTGGCAGCACGTCCAGCGTGCCCTGCCGAACGAGAGTGTCGGCGTGTTCGGCGCGCGCTCCGCCCCGCCGGACGCGGAAGAGGACGCCTTCGACCTGCGCGCCTTCTACCCCCTGCGGAACATCGCGCCGGACCCGTCCCGTACGTACCTCGCCGACCCGGCCGGACTGCTGCGCGCCCTGCGCGCCATGCAGCAGGACGGCCTGACGCTGGGCGGCATCTATCACAGCCACCCGCACGGCCCTGCCCGTCCCAGCCGCACCGACCTCAACCTCGCGCAGTACCGCGTGCCGTACCTGATCGCCGACCCGGAACGCCGCGAACTGCGCGCCTACCTGCTGCCCGAGAATCTCGAACTGCCGCTCGACCTGAGCTGA
- the glgB gene encoding 1,4-alpha-glucan branching protein GlgB, whose product MTFTLPLSGEYLAKLNNADLVRPDQLLGAHVVTQDGVDGVRFTVWAPNAQHVAVVGDFNGWSAFETPMQHAEGGWGFWTAFVQGARHGQTYKYAVTGRDNQTTWKADPYARTSELRPKTASVVWQDQPYTWQDDAWMGSRDQGPERPISVYELHLGSWMRDEHNWFMNYRDLAPRIADYVQDLGYTHVELMGVMEHPFDGSWGYQVTGYYAPSARFGTPEDFKFLVDTLHARGIGVLLDWVPGHFPTDEVGLARWDGEALYEYADPRKGFHPDWNTYVFDYGRNEVVMFLIGSALKWLEDYHIDGLRVDAVASMLYLNFSRPDGQWIPNIYGGQENLEAIAFFKRLNDVVHHRAPGAIMVAEESTNFPGVTAPEGLDFDYKWAMGWMNDTLAYFEEDPIYRKYNHHKITFFDVYRNTERFMLAVSHDEVVHLKQSLVNKLPGDWYAQRAGLRSFLGLQWTLPGKKLLFMGQEFAQRTEWNHDEGLPWYVLDYPEHRGVHDWLRDLNRLYSQHPAMHRGDHRPEGLQWVAGDDRDSSVYAFVRRDPHTDAWLLVVANLTPVYRENYSVGVPQAGQYRVLLDSDAGVYGGFGTLQHDLHTRAEESHGQPQRLLLNLAPNGVLILELERA is encoded by the coding sequence ATGACGTTCACCTTACCGCTGTCGGGCGAATACCTGGCCAAACTGAACAACGCCGATCTGGTGCGGCCCGACCAGCTGCTCGGAGCGCACGTCGTCACGCAGGACGGCGTGGACGGCGTGCGCTTCACCGTGTGGGCCCCCAACGCGCAGCACGTCGCCGTGGTCGGAGACTTCAACGGCTGGAGCGCCTTCGAGACCCCCATGCAGCACGCCGAGGGCGGGTGGGGCTTCTGGACGGCCTTCGTGCAGGGCGCTCGACACGGCCAGACGTACAAGTACGCCGTGACGGGCCGCGACAACCAGACCACCTGGAAGGCCGACCCGTACGCCCGGACGAGCGAACTGCGCCCCAAGACCGCCAGCGTCGTGTGGCAGGACCAGCCGTACACGTGGCAGGACGACGCCTGGATGGGCAGCCGCGACCAGGGGCCCGAACGACCCATCAGCGTGTACGAACTGCACCTCGGGTCGTGGATGCGCGACGAGCACAACTGGTTCATGAACTACCGCGACCTCGCGCCGCGCATCGCCGACTACGTGCAGGACCTCGGGTACACGCACGTGGAACTGATGGGCGTGATGGAGCACCCCTTCGACGGCTCGTGGGGTTACCAGGTGACCGGCTACTACGCGCCCAGCGCGCGCTTCGGGACGCCGGAGGACTTCAAGTTCCTGGTGGACACCCTGCACGCGCGCGGGATCGGCGTGCTGCTCGACTGGGTGCCGGGGCACTTCCCGACGGACGAGGTGGGCCTCGCGCGCTGGGACGGCGAGGCGCTGTACGAGTACGCCGACCCCCGCAAGGGCTTCCACCCGGACTGGAACACGTACGTCTTCGATTACGGCCGCAACGAGGTCGTGATGTTCCTGATCGGCTCGGCCCTCAAGTGGCTGGAGGACTACCACATCGACGGGCTGCGGGTGGACGCCGTCGCGTCCATGCTGTACCTGAACTTCTCCCGCCCGGACGGGCAGTGGATCCCGAACATCTACGGCGGGCAGGAGAACCTGGAAGCCATCGCGTTCTTCAAGCGACTGAACGACGTGGTGCACCACCGCGCGCCCGGCGCGATCATGGTGGCCGAGGAGAGCACGAACTTCCCCGGCGTGACCGCTCCTGAAGGCCTGGACTTCGACTACAAGTGGGCGATGGGCTGGATGAACGACACGCTCGCGTACTTCGAGGAAGACCCCATCTACCGCAAGTACAACCACCACAAGATCACGTTTTTCGACGTGTATCGCAACACGGAACGCTTCATGCTGGCCGTGTCGCACGACGAGGTGGTGCACCTCAAGCAGAGCCTCGTGAACAAACTGCCGGGCGACTGGTACGCGCAGCGCGCGGGCCTGCGCAGCTTCCTGGGCCTGCAGTGGACGCTGCCCGGCAAGAAACTGCTGTTCATGGGGCAGGAGTTCGCGCAGCGCACCGAGTGGAACCACGACGAGGGCCTCCCCTGGTACGTTCTGGATTACCCGGAGCACCGCGGCGTGCACGACTGGCTGCGTGACCTGAACCGACTGTACAGCCAGCACCCGGCCATGCACCGCGGCGATCACCGCCCGGAGGGCCTGCAGTGGGTGGCGGGCGACGACCGGGACAGCAGCGTGTACGCCTTCGTGCGCCGCGACCCGCATACGGACGCGTGGCTGCTGGTCGTCGCGAACCTCACGCCCGTGTACCGTGAGAACTACAGCGTGGGCGTCCCGCAGGCCGGGCAGTACCGGGTGCTGCTCGACTCGGACGCGGGCGTGTACGGCGGGTTTGGGACACTGCAGCATGACCTGCACACGCGCGCCGAGGAGTCGCACGGCCAGCCGCAGCGCCTGCTGCTGAACCTCGCGCCGAACGGCGTGCTGATCCTGGAACTGGAGCGCGCTTGA